In Paenibacillus sp. FSL M7-0420, a single genomic region encodes these proteins:
- a CDS encoding TetR/AcrR family transcriptional regulator yields the protein MKVIPIHNEDKSSPSTGRTLKTYQEARLQNTENLRKLVVDAAAAILQEEGPEAVTVRKVSQKMGCSTKIIYSLFVNKEGLAQQLYLEGCSLLARQFDEVPPSANLRQHLLELGEAFWQFGQEHSSYYKLMFGGAFAEFKPDAESMQGTLTAIRQLQVLIITAQQQGLISDQEETGALVAAIWSSLHGVIHLYMGGFLGDADAAHTVYKQTMAMLARSLFTAPEPGRGESKG from the coding sequence ATGAAGGTGATTCCTATCCATAACGAAGACAAGTCCTCGCCGTCCACGGGCCGTACCTTAAAAACCTATCAGGAAGCCCGTCTGCAAAATACGGAAAATCTCCGTAAGCTGGTGGTGGATGCCGCCGCAGCCATTCTGCAGGAAGAGGGGCCAGAGGCCGTTACGGTGCGTAAAGTATCGCAAAAGATGGGCTGTTCCACCAAAATTATCTATAGTTTGTTCGTCAATAAAGAGGGTTTGGCCCAGCAATTATATCTGGAGGGCTGCAGCCTGCTGGCCCGGCAGTTTGATGAGGTGCCGCCGTCCGCTAATCTGCGGCAGCATCTGCTGGAGCTAGGCGAAGCCTTCTGGCAGTTTGGACAGGAGCACAGCAGCTACTACAAGCTGATGTTCGGAGGAGCCTTTGCCGAGTTCAAGCCGGATGCGGAGAGTATGCAGGGAACGCTAACTGCCATACGCCAATTACAGGTTCTAATCATTACTGCCCAGCAGCAGGGACTTATTTCGGACCAGGAAGAGACCGGGGCACTTGTCGCCGCCATCTGGTCATCGCTGCACGGTGTAATTCACCTGTATATGGGCGGGTTCCTTGGCGATGCCGATGCCGCCCATACCGTATACAAACAAACCATGGCTATGCTGGCCCGATCCTTGTTTACCGCACCGGAGCCAGGCAGAGGAGAGAGCAAGGGATGA
- a CDS encoding SDR family NAD(P)-dependent oxidoreductase has translation MNIAGKWSLITGASSGIGEQFARQLAKKGSHLVLVARSKDKLDALAAELTRSHGIQCRVIPQDLSLQGAAGELYQTCQQLGLSIDLLVNNAGFATHGLFEQVSGGRQHEEVMLNVSAVVDMTHLFLPGMLHRGAGAVINVSSTAGFQPLPYMAVYGATKAFVLSFTDALYWENRDRGVQFFTLCPGSTETDFFNVVGTEDASVGGAKDSPERVVALTLRAMARGKQYVVPGFRNYLGAQISRFMTRRQSLRLVGGMLRPAAKEHNGQPS, from the coding sequence ATGAATATTGCAGGGAAATGGTCATTAATCACCGGGGCCTCTTCGGGAATCGGCGAACAGTTCGCCAGACAACTCGCCAAGAAAGGCAGCCATCTGGTGCTTGTAGCCAGATCCAAAGACAAACTGGATGCGCTCGCAGCCGAATTGACCCGAAGCCATGGAATTCAGTGCCGGGTGATTCCCCAGGATCTGTCGCTTCAAGGTGCTGCCGGAGAGCTGTATCAGACCTGCCAGCAGTTAGGCCTGAGCATCGATCTGCTGGTGAACAATGCAGGATTCGCCACTCACGGTCTGTTCGAGCAGGTCTCCGGCGGGCGCCAGCATGAAGAGGTCATGTTGAACGTATCTGCTGTAGTGGATATGACTCATCTATTCCTGCCTGGGATGCTCCACAGAGGAGCAGGCGCTGTGATCAATGTATCGTCTACCGCAGGCTTTCAGCCGCTGCCTTATATGGCGGTCTACGGGGCGACCAAAGCTTTTGTCTTATCCTTCACCGATGCCCTCTACTGGGAGAATCGTGACCGCGGCGTGCAATTCTTCACCCTGTGTCCAGGCTCAACGGAGACGGATTTCTTCAACGTGGTAGGAACGGAGGATGCCTCAGTCGGCGGCGCGAAAGACTCACCGGAACGTGTAGTAGCCCTTACACTGCGCGCTATGGCCAGAGGGAAGCAATACGTTGTTCCGGGATTCCGCAACTACCTGGGCGCCCAGATCTCCCGGTTCATGACCCGCAGACAAAGTCTGCGGCTGGTTGGGGGTATGCTGCGCCCTGCCGCGAAGGAGCATAATGGACAGCCGTCATAA
- a CDS encoding DNA-binding protein, with amino-acid sequence MRPSILKLLNPDIIVEMLDMAYRLEDWDKMLNTAGILYSYAQCIYEERQYHKAKGLPLPLVDTQRPLVYYFGFSHLMQGIAYQKQRKYDEARETIYRYAELGWMEDLGVEGEAIAEEFRGLACANLYIVEILSGRTEFLEGYTQFLQDNPEELLPGLGTIVQAAVQYRLDVDDLLHTFAEQSAGFGDYEDAGNLSHYFNYCYYLALYHKRAGRLPEALDWTMQSLRLAHQSGHDGNFKRCLALFELLRGKVTVEEERRYREVMAECLEQAALELPETTRVGV; translated from the coding sequence ATGCGCCCTTCCATTCTGAAACTACTTAATCCGGACATTATCGTTGAAATGCTGGACATGGCGTATCGCTTAGAGGATTGGGACAAGATGCTGAATACGGCAGGTATTCTGTACAGCTATGCGCAGTGTATCTATGAGGAACGGCAGTATCACAAGGCTAAAGGGCTTCCGTTACCGCTTGTGGACACGCAGCGTCCGCTTGTGTATTACTTCGGGTTCAGTCACCTGATGCAGGGCATTGCCTATCAGAAGCAGCGGAAGTATGACGAGGCTAGAGAGACGATATACCGCTATGCCGAGCTTGGCTGGATGGAGGACTTGGGGGTAGAAGGGGAGGCAATTGCCGAGGAGTTCAGAGGTTTGGCATGTGCCAACCTGTATATCGTGGAGATTTTGTCTGGCAGAACGGAGTTTCTGGAGGGATATACTCAGTTCTTGCAGGATAATCCTGAAGAACTGTTGCCGGGGTTAGGAACTATTGTGCAGGCTGCGGTGCAGTATAGGTTAGATGTGGACGATCTGCTGCATACATTCGCGGAGCAGAGCGCCGGATTTGGGGACTACGAGGATGCAGGCAATCTCTCACATTATTTCAACTATTGTTATTATTTGGCTCTCTATCATAAGCGGGCAGGCAGACTGCCGGAGGCGCTGGACTGGACCATGCAATCTTTAAGGCTGGCCCACCAGTCCGGACATGACGGGAATTTCAAGCGCTGTCTTGCACTATTCGAATTGCTGCGTGGGAAAGTGACGGTAGAAGAGGAGCGGCGGTACCGTGAGGTAATGGCAGAGTGTCTGGAGCAGGCTGCTTTGGAGCTTCCTGAAACTACGCGTGTGGGAGTCTAA
- a CDS encoding helix-turn-helix domain-containing protein — MNLPESVGNRIRELRKAKGWTQEQLAEAASLHYSYIGGVERGDRNISLETLEKIIAAFHIPAEEIFRFEDESDRRKVLDEHMILISDRSIEEIVALTKINREVIVTLDISGRKDNKH, encoded by the coding sequence ATGAATTTACCAGAAAGTGTAGGAAATCGGATACGTGAACTCAGAAAGGCCAAAGGATGGACACAAGAGCAACTGGCTGAGGCAGCATCGCTGCACTACAGTTACATAGGTGGTGTTGAACGGGGAGACCGCAACATTTCTTTGGAGACACTGGAGAAAATAATAGCTGCCTTCCATATTCCCGCTGAAGAAATTTTTCGCTTCGAGGATGAAAGTGACCGCCGCAAGGTGTTAGATGAACATATGATTTTGATTAGTGATAGGAGTATTGAAGAAATAGTTGCCCTCACTAAAATAAATCGGGAAGTGATTGTTACACTAGATATCTCTGGAAGAAAGGATAATAAGCACTAA
- a CDS encoding copper amine oxidase N-terminal domain-containing protein, whose amino-acid sequence MRKLILCSSIVLCAALLAPVAHTASAAGKSPQGTQVVVNNNDLEAKDILNKKNQVFFSLTSLQSLGGLTFAWNNATKQVTVKGSGTSLQLTINNTTALKNGASVSLSAAPFIHNGKTMIPLRFVAEALDGSVIWNPDTQTAFVSKPSAKLLADVKSSELSTARNAAINLPRVSQLKEDFEPSLETASLQYYFPATTKDRFIEVNNNVIRYYQLTKNTAYLKWQALTGDKAGKQENLYFINRSFTQQDGSLPDFTATTFASFRWMPHITSTGYSLINKENWNEVIYKEAEVPQPKLKENYIIVDIPEEQ is encoded by the coding sequence ATGAGGAAGTTGATCCTATGTTCATCTATTGTTCTATGTGCTGCGCTTCTGGCACCGGTAGCACATACGGCGTCTGCAGCAGGCAAGAGTCCCCAAGGAACACAAGTAGTTGTGAATAATAACGATTTAGAGGCCAAAGACATTCTTAACAAGAAGAATCAGGTGTTTTTTAGCCTGACTTCACTCCAAAGCTTAGGCGGTTTAACGTTTGCCTGGAATAATGCGACGAAGCAAGTAACCGTGAAGGGGAGCGGCACAAGTCTGCAGTTGACCATAAATAATACAACAGCACTGAAAAATGGAGCCTCCGTTTCCTTAAGCGCTGCTCCATTTATTCATAATGGCAAAACCATGATCCCTTTACGTTTTGTTGCCGAAGCGTTGGACGGTTCAGTAATTTGGAATCCAGACACCCAAACGGCATTTGTGTCAAAACCAAGCGCGAAATTGTTGGCTGATGTGAAGAGCAGCGAGTTAAGCACTGCAAGAAATGCTGCGATTAATCTTCCCAGAGTTTCACAGCTCAAGGAGGACTTTGAACCCTCTCTGGAAACCGCCAGTCTCCAATATTATTTTCCGGCGACTACAAAGGACCGGTTCATCGAGGTTAATAATAATGTAATCCGTTACTATCAGTTGACGAAGAACACAGCTTACCTTAAGTGGCAAGCTCTCACTGGCGACAAGGCTGGTAAGCAAGAAAACCTTTATTTCATCAACCGCTCTTTTACGCAGCAGGATGGTTCCTTACCGGATTTTACAGCTACGACATTCGCAAGCTTTCGCTGGATGCCTCATATCACTTCCACTGGGTATAGTTTGATTAATAAGGAGAATTGGAATGAGGTTATTTATAAAGAAGCCGAGGTTCCTCAGCCTAAGCTGAAGGAAAATTATATTATTGTGGATATTCCAGAGGAACAATAA
- a CDS encoding Imm51 family immunity protein has translation MEEALLEQVKRWHEEDEYQQIVDRILEIPPDARDYECIGQLGRAYNNLGEYREALEQLLSISKEGEDDPLWQFRIGYSYYHLKQYEQAIHAFERAEELEPGDGDTARMLEWSREGAWRETREQARRAEALEALKVNREGGGRDLGAFLDYCADFWEDSDYALKSYVSPLPSDELIASVEEELGYKLPASYIAMMKQHNGGVPLNTCFPVNEPTSWSADHVAISGIAGIGRDKLYSLCGELGSRFMIEEWGYPDIGVVFGDCPSAGHDVIMLDYRHCGPEGEPEVIHVDQESNYEITFLAPDFETFIRGLVNEEVYDTSEEDKQEDLEKVASAPFSPLLQELCDQVTEMDDIEGVIRKICTAIVEEKGHFSLHADERSTLMYDLQFWLYTSAYPNTSRDQYLEVYSTMIAFGGEFSTGGYAPGFITDWLDDRVKQGMIVKTEGTLRFTDTAKDQLLEKLKEAEIAGAEDLKPFIIVEQDNGGKSVILSVGNYKTEVFAAREEEGFEGNGYDWASLAAVFLEEKMPALAGVVQFDPEAGMFCAYSSDGDALVAFATAFKQACEDDMLIRDLFSRAELD, from the coding sequence ATGGAAGAGGCGTTGCTGGAACAGGTGAAGCGTTGGCATGAAGAAGATGAATATCAGCAGATTGTGGACCGTATTCTGGAGATTCCACCGGATGCAAGAGATTATGAGTGTATCGGCCAATTAGGCAGAGCCTACAATAATCTGGGTGAATATAGGGAGGCGCTGGAGCAGCTGCTCAGCATCTCCAAGGAAGGCGAAGATGATCCGCTGTGGCAATTCCGCATAGGGTATTCTTACTATCATCTGAAGCAGTATGAGCAGGCTATTCATGCCTTTGAACGTGCAGAGGAGCTGGAGCCGGGAGACGGGGATACCGCAAGAATGCTGGAGTGGAGCCGGGAAGGCGCCTGGCGTGAGACAAGAGAGCAGGCAAGACGCGCCGAAGCGCTGGAGGCCTTGAAGGTGAATAGAGAGGGTGGCGGTAGAGACCTTGGTGCATTCCTCGACTATTGCGCGGATTTCTGGGAGGACAGTGATTATGCCTTGAAGTCTTATGTCTCTCCGCTGCCCAGTGACGAGCTGATTGCTTCTGTGGAGGAGGAGCTGGGCTATAAGCTGCCGGCCTCTTATATCGCCATGATGAAGCAGCATAACGGCGGAGTTCCACTCAATACGTGTTTTCCTGTGAATGAACCCACTTCCTGGTCAGCAGATCATGTCGCAATTTCGGGAATTGCCGGGATCGGCCGCGACAAACTCTATTCCCTCTGCGGGGAGCTGGGCAGCCGTTTCATGATTGAGGAGTGGGGCTACCCCGATATCGGCGTGGTCTTCGGCGACTGTCCTTCTGCCGGACATGATGTCATCATGCTGGATTACCGTCACTGCGGCCCGGAAGGGGAACCTGAGGTGATTCATGTGGACCAGGAGAGCAACTATGAGATTACGTTCCTGGCCCCGGATTTTGAGACTTTCATTCGCGGGCTGGTGAATGAGGAGGTCTACGATACCTCGGAGGAGGATAAGCAGGAGGACCTGGAGAAGGTAGCGTCCGCGCCGTTCTCTCCGCTGCTTCAGGAGCTGTGTGACCAGGTTACGGAAATGGACGATATAGAGGGCGTTATCCGCAAGATATGCACCGCCATCGTAGAGGAGAAGGGCCATTTCTCTCTTCATGCGGACGAACGCTCCACCCTGATGTATGATCTGCAGTTCTGGCTCTATACCAGCGCTTACCCGAATACGAGCCGTGACCAGTATCTGGAGGTGTATTCCACAATGATCGCGTTCGGTGGTGAATTCAGCACAGGCGGATATGCCCCGGGCTTCATCACGGACTGGCTGGATGACCGGGTTAAGCAGGGAATGATCGTGAAGACTGAGGGGACGCTCCGGTTTACGGATACAGCGAAGGATCAATTGCTTGAAAAGCTGAAGGAAGCAGAAATAGCGGGAGCTGAGGATCTGAAGCCTTTTATTATCGTGGAGCAGGATAACGGCGGCAAGTCGGTCATTCTGAGCGTTGGCAATTATAAGACAGAGGTATTCGCTGCACGGGAGGAGGAGGGCTTCGAGGGCAATGGATATGATTGGGCCTCTCTGGCAGCGGTATTCCTGGAGGAAAAGATGCCTGCGCTGGCGGGTGTTGTCCAGTTCGACCCGGAGGCCGGTATGTTCTGCGCCTATTCATCTGACGGTGATGCGCTTGTCGCCTTCGCGACTGCCTTCAAGCAGGCTTGCGAGGACGATATGCTCATCCGCGATTTATTCTCGCGTGCGGAGCTGGACTAG
- a CDS encoding SRPBCC domain-containing protein, translating into MSETMISRVEGLELVLERVFAAPHELVFKVFSEAEHLKQWWGPRGWIVPFCSVDFRPGGIWHYCMKCVDEKQGEFFGMESWGKGIYHEITDGESFVYTDYFSDAEGNETEGMPSTLVSMIFEEAEGGGTKLVSRSKYESEEALRTVMDMGMIQGITETWDRLGEHLQSIQ; encoded by the coding sequence ATGTCTGAGACAATGATTTCCCGTGTAGAAGGTCTTGAACTGGTTCTGGAACGTGTATTCGCCGCCCCGCATGAGCTTGTATTCAAAGTGTTCTCTGAAGCTGAGCATCTGAAGCAGTGGTGGGGGCCCCGCGGCTGGATCGTTCCCTTCTGCAGTGTTGATTTTCGGCCAGGCGGCATTTGGCATTACTGTATGAAGTGTGTCGATGAGAAGCAGGGGGAATTCTTCGGAATGGAATCCTGGGGCAAAGGCATCTATCATGAAATTACCGATGGCGAGAGCTTTGTCTACACCGACTACTTCTCCGATGCCGAAGGCAATGAGACTGAGGGAATGCCGTCTACATTGGTCAGCATGATCTTTGAAGAGGCGGAGGGTGGCGGAACGAAGCTGGTCAGCCGCTCGAAATATGAGTCTGAAGAAGCGCTCCGCACTGTTATGGATATGGGGATGATTCAGGGAATTACCGAAACCTGGGACCGTCTCGGGGAGCATCTGCAGTCCATTCAGTAG
- a CDS encoding anti-sigma factor, protein MSEHNEELCELAELYTLGALTAEEMQQFAAHAAECAECRELVAEYRQVLDHLPLASVPVDPPSGMKERILSRVLESGNAGAPAARPETRLLNMKPDAERGAEHEPARTPAAEQEQGMPQLSIPEPKRTRFWGYLSLGLAVAVLLLVVYTGQLRGNVSELKEQLASGTGPLQGLKVNEAVALSPAGEGITAKGTATIVADPAGTHLVLQAEDLPELTGTEVYQVWLIKGDKPVNAGTFISQDGNGALYYSFDPKAYDTIAVTLEPDGAGETPRGKMILAAPIKQG, encoded by the coding sequence ATGAGTGAACACAATGAGGAACTCTGTGAATTGGCCGAATTATATACGCTGGGCGCGCTGACTGCAGAAGAAATGCAGCAATTCGCTGCCCATGCGGCAGAATGCGCGGAATGCAGGGAGCTGGTGGCGGAATACCGCCAGGTACTGGACCATCTTCCGCTTGCCTCTGTGCCGGTAGACCCGCCCTCCGGCATGAAGGAGCGCATCTTGTCACGGGTGCTGGAATCCGGGAATGCGGGCGCACCGGCAGCCCGGCCGGAGACCCGCCTGCTCAATATGAAGCCTGATGCAGAGCGGGGGGCGGAGCATGAGCCAGCGAGGACTCCTGCGGCAGAGCAGGAGCAGGGCATGCCCCAGTTAAGCATCCCGGAGCCCAAGAGAACCCGCTTCTGGGGGTACCTGAGCCTTGGACTGGCTGTGGCTGTGCTGCTCCTGGTCGTCTACACCGGCCAGCTGCGCGGGAATGTGTCTGAGCTGAAGGAGCAGCTGGCCTCCGGCACCGGACCGCTCCAGGGGCTTAAGGTGAATGAGGCGGTAGCGCTTAGTCCGGCGGGAGAAGGGATTACCGCCAAGGGCACAGCAACCATTGTCGCAGACCCTGCTGGCACCCACCTGGTGCTTCAGGCAGAAGATCTGCCGGAGCTTACCGGCACCGAGGTCTATCAGGTATGGCTGATCAAAGGGGACAAACCGGTGAATGCGGGCACCTTCATCTCGCAGGACGGGAACGGGGCACTGTATTATTCCTTTGACCCGAAGGCCTACGATACCATAGCCGTTACGCTGGAGCCGGATGGCGCGGGAGAGACCCCGCGCGGGAAAATGATTCTCGCAGCGCCGATTAAGCAGGGGTAG
- a CDS encoding RNA polymerase sigma factor, whose product MNDTADDKQLILLIAQKDSNALELLYDRYERVIYSFAYQIVKDSMAAEEVMQELFLRLWKNAGQIDFGKGKLLTWMFAVTRNLAIDYLRKRDARLPRQSGESGNLEQVQDHSALTEDLVELQMAGEEIREALLGLSRDQQQVMDMIYYQGYTQQEVAQLAAIPLGTVKGRVRLAMKQLHKSLRHWGRRDHAHE is encoded by the coding sequence TTGAATGACACAGCTGACGATAAGCAGTTAATTCTGCTTATTGCACAGAAAGACTCGAATGCCCTCGAACTGCTCTATGACCGGTATGAACGGGTCATCTATAGCTTTGCTTACCAGATCGTGAAGGATTCGATGGCTGCCGAGGAGGTTATGCAGGAGCTGTTCCTGCGCCTGTGGAAGAATGCAGGGCAGATTGACTTCGGCAAGGGCAAGCTGCTCACCTGGATGTTCGCAGTGACCCGCAATCTGGCGATCGATTATCTCCGCAAGCGGGACGCCAGGCTGCCGCGTCAATCCGGCGAATCCGGGAATCTGGAGCAGGTTCAGGACCATAGCGCGCTTACTGAGGATCTCGTTGAGCTGCAGATGGCGGGGGAAGAGATCAGAGAGGCGCTGCTGGGATTAAGCCGCGACCAGCAGCAGGTAATGGATATGATCTATTACCAGGGCTACACCCAGCAGGAGGTAGCGCAGCTTGCGGCTATCCCGCTGGGCACGGTCAAGGGAAGAGTCCGGCTGGCGATGAAGCAGCTTCACAAATCGTTACGGCACTGGGGAAGGAGGGATCATGCGCATGAGTGA